The Methylomonas koyamae genome has a segment encoding these proteins:
- a CDS encoding phosphoadenylyl-sulfate reductase, protein MTAFDLNTAQTELQGKNPRTILKAALANFDNIAISFSGAEDVVLIDMAINIRKDIQVFSLDTGRLHPETYRFIEKVRKHYGIAIDILSPDREQLDAFVKEKGLFSFYEDGHQQCCAIRKVEPLRRKLAGLDAWITGQRKDQSLDTRGDIPEVQLDAGFSGPGKQLVKFNPLLNWTSAQVWDYIEAYRVPYNDLHQHGYISIGCEPCTRPVLPNQHERAGRWWWEDSAKKECGLHGGNIDK, encoded by the coding sequence ATGACCGCATTCGATCTGAACACCGCCCAAACCGAGCTGCAAGGCAAAAATCCGCGCACAATTCTGAAAGCGGCGCTGGCCAATTTCGACAACATCGCCATTTCTTTCAGCGGCGCCGAGGATGTGGTGTTGATCGATATGGCGATAAATATTCGGAAAGACATTCAGGTATTCTCGCTGGATACCGGTCGCCTGCACCCGGAAACCTACCGCTTCATCGAAAAAGTCCGCAAACATTACGGCATCGCCATCGATATTTTGAGCCCGGACCGGGAACAGTTGGATGCCTTCGTCAAGGAAAAGGGTTTGTTCAGCTTTTACGAAGACGGCCACCAACAATGTTGTGCGATCCGTAAAGTCGAACCGCTGCGGCGAAAACTAGCCGGGCTCGACGCCTGGATCACCGGCCAGCGTAAGGACCAAAGCCTGGATACCCGCGGCGACATCCCGGAAGTACAACTCGACGCCGGTTTTTCCGGTCCGGGCAAACAACTGGTCAAATTCAATCCGTTGCTGAACTGGACCTCGGCCCAGGTCTGGGATTACATCGAAGCCTATCGGGTACCGTACAACGATTTGCACCAGCACGGTTACATCAGCATCGGTTGCGAACCGTGCACCCGGCCGGTGCTACCGAACCAACACGAGCGGGCCGGACGCTGGTGGTGGGAGGACAGTGCGAAGAAGGAATGCGGCCTGCACGGTGGCAACATCGACAAATAA